One genomic segment of Theobroma cacao cultivar B97-61/B2 chromosome 6, Criollo_cocoa_genome_V2, whole genome shotgun sequence includes these proteins:
- the LOC18595144 gene encoding cannabidiolic acid synthase-like 1: MKSPSFSMPLFLLLLFSFSWATFARTHDSFLQCLSLHSDINARLIYTQNSSSYSSVLELSVRNARFSTPTTPRPLVIVTPSNVSHIQATINCSREHDMQIRIRSGGHDYEGLSYVSKVPFVIIDLINMRSIDVDTENSTAWIQAGATIGELYYRIAEKSETLAFPAGVCPTVGVGGHFSGGGYGMMMRKFGLAADQIIDAHLVDVHGRILDRNSMGEDLFWAIRGGGGASFGVIVAWKVKLVSVPSTVTVFIANRTLEENATKLVHKWQSVAEKIHEDLYIRLFLRAVNSSQEGNRTIQASFTSLFLGRIDQLIPLMQESFPELGLVKEDCIEMSWIQSILYFAGIPQSESLDVLLNRTDTASFFKGKSDYVTEPIPEIALEGLWQWFYEDLEIVWFEILFSPYGGIMNEIPESETPFPHRSGNLFNIHYVVVWGEEDASTAQKNINFMRRLYKYMEPYVSKSPRAAYMNYRDLDLGSNNKGNYTSYRQASRWGLKYFKNNFNRLIRVKKMVDPQNFFRHEQSIPSLL, from the coding sequence ATGAAGTCGCCTAGCTTCTCAATgcctctctttcttcttcttctgttcTCATTTTCGTGGGCAACTTTTGCCCGTACTCATGACAGCTTTCTCCAATGCCTTTCCTTACATTCTGATATTAATGCTAGACTCATTTACACTCAAAACAGTTCTTCCTATTCATCCGTGTTGGAGCTTTCCGTTCGGAATGCTAGGTTTTCTACACCAACTACCCCGAGACCTTTAGTCATAGTTACGCCCTCCAACGTCTCCCACATCCAAGCAACCATTAATTGCTCAAGGGAACATGACATGCAGATTAGGATTCGAAGTGGTGGCCATGACTACGAGGGTCTATCGTATGTTTCTAAAGTTCCGTTTGTCATCATTGATTTGATTAACATGCGATCAATTGATGTTGACACAGAAAATAGCACAGCATGGATTCAAGCCGGTGCAACTATAGGCGAACTGTATTACAGAATTGCAGAGAAAAGCGAAACTCTTGCCTTCCCAGCTGGTGTTTGCCCCACTGTGGGCGTTGGGGGTCACTTTAGTGGGGGAGGTTACGGCATGATGATGCGCAAGTTTGGCCTCGCTGCTGATCAAATAATTGATGCACACTTAGTTGATGTCCATGGAAGAATTCTTGATAGAAACTCTATGGGGGAAGATCTGTTTTGGGCCATTCGAGGAGGTGGAGGAGCCAGTTTTGGAGTCATTGTGGCGTGGAAAGTAAAGTTAGTCTCTGTTCCATCAACTGTGACTGTATTTATTGCGAATAGAACATTGGAAGAGAATGCAACAAAGCTTGTTCATAAATGGCAATCTGTTGCAGAAAAGATTCATGAAGATTTGTACATCAGACTCTTTTTAAGAGCCGTGAATTCAAGCCAAGAAGGAAATAGAACAATACAAGCTTCTTTTACTTCCTTGTTTCTTGGTAGAATTGATCAACTAATCCCATTGATGCAAGAAAGTTTTCCTGAGCTTGGATTAGTTAAAGAAGACTGCATTGAAATGAGCTGGATTCAAAGTATCCTTTACTTCGCAGGAATCCCACAAAGTGAATCCTTAGATGTTTTGCTTAATAGGACAGATACTGCAAGCTTCTTCAAAGGAAAATCCGACTATGTTACAGAACCTATTCCTGAAATTGCATTAGAAGGTCTATGGCAATGGTTTTATGAAGATCTGGAAATTGTATGGTTTGAGATTCTCTTTAGTCCTTACGGTGGCATAATGAATGAGATTCCAGAGTCTGAGACTCCTTTCCCTCACAGGTCAGGGAATTTATTTAACATTCATTATGTGGTGGTATGGGGAGAAGAAGATGCTTCAACAGCtcagaaaaatataaattttatgagaAGGCTTTACAAGTACATGGAACCCTACGTTTCAAAATCTCCCAGAGCAGCTTACATGAACTACAGGGATCTTGACCTTGGAAGCAATAACAAAGGCAATTACACCAGCTATAGACAAGCAAGCAGATGGGGTCTGAAATATTTCAAGAATAACTTCAACAGATTGATTCGTGTGAAGAAGATGGTTGATCCGCAAAATTTCTTTCGACATGAACAAAGTATCCCATCTCTTTTATGA